The following proteins are encoded in a genomic region of Leptospira kirschneri serovar Cynopteri str. 3522 CT:
- the hemH gene encoding ferrochelatase encodes MKNRILFINLGGPRNEFEIEKFLIDLFEDPFVFDLPLPEWIRRPLGKWIAKKRTPKIAKTYESMGFGGGSPLVSETNKQADAITQTLKKITGETWESIVTMTCGHPNIRDIPREFMIPSNKNIIFPLYPHFSRSTVLSTAKLIEQNVGFCPLGVEGWVTPFHSSQIYLESILNLILDFFQGKLNQKDFLHSDSFRKVPDWETIDLVFSAHGIPIRLIQKGDRYKEEIDSNVKNLKKLLYENGFLGKCHISFQSRVGPSKWTEPNTIQMLEGLGKKGVKRVAIYPISFVSDHLETLEEIGEQFKKVAHQNGILEYYRIPAPGIYPKFIEAMAKIALESSQTSRKECLCKKLGGFNLNSAECTRLIS; translated from the coding sequence CTGAAAAATAGAATTCTATTCATCAATCTAGGCGGCCCACGTAACGAATTTGAAATCGAAAAATTTCTAATCGATCTTTTTGAAGACCCTTTTGTTTTTGATCTTCCACTTCCGGAATGGATCCGAAGACCTTTAGGAAAATGGATCGCAAAAAAAAGAACTCCCAAAATCGCAAAGACCTACGAGTCCATGGGATTTGGAGGAGGTTCTCCTTTAGTTTCTGAAACCAACAAACAAGCGGACGCCATCACACAGACCCTCAAAAAAATTACGGGAGAAACCTGGGAAAGTATCGTCACTATGACCTGTGGTCATCCAAATATTAGGGACATACCTAGAGAATTTATGATTCCAAGTAATAAAAATATTATATTTCCATTATATCCTCATTTTTCTAGATCCACCGTTTTAAGTACCGCCAAACTTATAGAACAAAACGTTGGATTTTGTCCGTTAGGCGTCGAAGGTTGGGTTACACCTTTTCATTCTTCTCAAATTTATCTGGAATCGATTTTGAATTTGATTTTGGATTTTTTTCAAGGTAAACTGAATCAGAAAGACTTTTTACATTCCGATTCTTTTCGAAAAGTTCCCGACTGGGAAACGATCGACTTAGTTTTTAGTGCACACGGAATTCCGATCCGCCTAATCCAAAAAGGTGATCGTTACAAGGAAGAAATAGATTCCAACGTAAAAAACCTTAAAAAATTACTCTACGAAAATGGATTTTTAGGAAAATGTCATATTTCTTTTCAGAGTAGGGTAGGGCCTTCCAAGTGGACAGAACCAAACACGATCCAAATGTTAGAAGGATTAGGAAAAAAAGGAGTCAAAAGAGTAGCCATTTATCCGATCAGTTTTGTAAGCGATCACCTGGAAACCTTAGAAGAAATCGGAGAACAATTCAAAAAAGTAGCTCACCAAAATGGAATTTTAGAATACTACCGAATTCCGGCTCCCGGAATTTATCCTAAATTTATAGAAGCGATGGCAAAAATAGCGTTGGAATCTTCCCAGACCTCAAGAAAAGAATGTCTCTGTAAAAAACTGGGAGGTTTTAATTTAAATTCGGCAGAATGTACACGTCTGATTTCTTAA
- the hemG gene encoding protoporphyrinogen oxidase, whose product MRTQSPDYIVIGAGFTGLLYSTLAVLEGKSVFLYEKQNRSGGLVGSIQTPFGLVETAANGVLNSYQLEELASTLGLKILTAEKKSKKRFIWKNGSPTRFPLSFLDTLRVLYGILVISAEIRTGESVYQWGVRVLGKGAVKNVLEPGLGGIYAGNLKDMSAELVLGGWITSKGSLLKNIRRIKKIKTKNPKQKRGTVSFRGGLGELLNAMEAKIKSSPNSKIYYSQESPTLSSIRKKYPNSKIILSCGLESSLKLLSSSFPVFKRYEKLCKTLGIVTVTRFGNQPLLGEKNGFGILFPSDSGFRARGVLFNSSIFSGRVSKGHYSETFIFGGALDQEIVKFKEREIINVLEEDRKKITIQNEEPLNHYVTIWKSALPIYDLALLEFNKELDRSLPEGIFVEGNFRYGIGLGSILERAWNVMRN is encoded by the coding sequence GTGAGAACACAATCACCGGATTATATAGTCATCGGAGCGGGTTTTACCGGACTTCTTTATTCTACTCTTGCCGTTTTAGAGGGAAAGTCTGTGTTTCTTTACGAAAAACAGAACCGGTCCGGAGGATTGGTAGGATCCATCCAAACACCTTTTGGACTTGTAGAAACTGCGGCCAATGGAGTCTTAAATTCGTATCAACTCGAGGAGCTTGCTTCCACGCTTGGTTTGAAAATTCTTACTGCAGAAAAAAAATCAAAAAAAAGATTTATCTGGAAAAATGGATCTCCTACAAGATTTCCACTTTCTTTTTTAGACACCTTGCGCGTGTTATATGGAATTTTAGTGATCTCCGCCGAGATTCGAACGGGAGAATCCGTTTATCAGTGGGGAGTTCGTGTATTGGGGAAAGGTGCGGTAAAAAACGTATTGGAACCAGGCCTAGGCGGAATTTACGCAGGAAATCTAAAGGATATGTCCGCCGAACTTGTGTTAGGAGGTTGGATTACTTCTAAGGGCTCCTTACTGAAGAATATTCGTAGAATTAAAAAAATAAAAACAAAAAATCCAAAACAAAAAAGAGGAACGGTAAGTTTTAGGGGTGGTTTAGGAGAACTTTTAAACGCAATGGAAGCGAAAATTAAATCGTCTCCAAATTCTAAGATATATTATTCGCAAGAATCCCCTACTCTAAGCTCGATTAGAAAAAAATATCCTAATTCGAAAATTATTCTTTCTTGTGGCTTAGAATCTTCTTTAAAATTACTATCATCCAGTTTTCCAGTATTTAAAAGATATGAAAAGTTATGTAAAACTCTAGGAATTGTAACCGTCACTCGATTTGGTAATCAACCTTTGCTCGGAGAAAAGAACGGATTCGGAATTCTTTTTCCTTCCGATTCTGGTTTTAGAGCTCGAGGAGTTTTGTTCAATTCTTCTATTTTTTCGGGAAGAGTTTCTAAAGGACATTACTCGGAAACTTTTATTTTCGGAGGCGCTCTAGATCAAGAAATCGTAAAATTCAAAGAAAGGGAAATTATAAACGTATTAGAAGAGGATCGAAAAAAGATAACGATTCAAAATGAAGAGCCACTCAATCATTATGTTACGATTTGGAAATCGGCTCTTCCGATATACGATTTAGCTCTTCTTGAATTTAACAAAGAATTAGATCGAAGTCTGCCGGAAGGAATTTTTGTAGAAGGGAATTTTAGATACGGTATCGGCCTCGGTTCCATTTTGGAAAGAGCCTGGAACGTTATGCGGAATTAA
- a CDS encoding LA_0442/LA_0875 N-terminal domain-containing protein: MGRSVLKSSLEKLVLVFGILFIFIFSISAETVLLQEGGSYRGKVITQNQKTLTIQTKHGKHVISKKEILKVIYKDVSEEEEEKVRNAEIQRLEEEKLTKQRNLELKKQQEEEERLRREREAAEKNKPVPPPPPPPKKQPEVSRVGALARSVVLPGWGQWASERKFAAIIYPTLFLAAGYAVYENNRKYVVAKREYESYGNPYSNSSLALAALGMPNPELPPVITDPVVLHFYNQELSPYQDKREAVDKAYKNLQASIGVLAGIYVINLMDAFIFGGQISSTVGISNGATKGLIFDYNPMANSGTTNGGFTNGPTFESKYTFGYRYQF; encoded by the coding sequence GTGGGAAGGTCCGTTTTGAAATCATCTTTGGAAAAACTCGTTTTAGTTTTTGGCATACTTTTTATATTCATTTTTTCGATTTCGGCGGAGACCGTTTTACTTCAGGAAGGCGGAAGTTATCGAGGTAAGGTAATTACACAAAATCAAAAGACGCTTACGATCCAAACAAAACACGGTAAACACGTAATATCTAAAAAAGAAATTTTAAAAGTAATTTATAAAGATGTAAGCGAAGAAGAGGAAGAAAAAGTCCGCAACGCTGAAATCCAAAGATTAGAAGAAGAAAAACTTACAAAACAAAGAAATCTAGAATTAAAAAAACAACAAGAGGAAGAAGAAAGACTTAGAAGAGAAAGAGAGGCTGCGGAAAAAAATAAACCGGTTCCACCCCCGCCTCCTCCACCTAAAAAACAACCGGAAGTTTCCAGAGTCGGAGCCCTTGCAAGATCTGTAGTGCTTCCAGGTTGGGGACAATGGGCAAGCGAAAGAAAGTTTGCGGCGATCATCTATCCTACTCTTTTTCTGGCTGCTGGTTACGCAGTATATGAGAATAATCGCAAGTATGTAGTTGCCAAAAGAGAATACGAGAGTTACGGAAATCCATACTCAAATAGTTCTCTCGCACTCGCCGCTTTGGGAATGCCCAATCCGGAGTTACCTCCCGTGATTACCGATCCGGTCGTTCTTCATTTTTACAATCAGGAGTTAAGTCCTTACCAGGATAAAAGGGAAGCAGTAGATAAGGCCTATAAAAATCTGCAAGCCAGCATAGGTGTGTTAGCCGGAATCTATGTCATCAACTTGATGGATGCGTTTATTTTTGGCGGACAAATTTCTTCCACGGTAGGAATTTCAAACGGAGCGACAAAAGGACTGATTTTTGATTACAATCCGATGGCGAATTCCGGAACGACAAACGGCGGTTTTACGAATGGGCCTACCTTTGAGTCCAAATACACATTCGGATACAGGTATCAATTCTAA
- the hemN gene encoding oxygen-independent coproporphyrinogen III oxidase, with amino-acid sequence MTAVKDLIAKYDIPAPRYTSYPTVPYWSENPTTEEWLEKVRKRLRFEHSSLSLYLHIPFCETLCSFCGCNTSITKNHSVEDPYIESILLEFSNYVKEVPEIEKRELKELHLGGGTPTYLSEKNLEILLDSILKKMNLSSKYEFSLEVDPRRTRDTQLKILRDFGFKRISLGVQDFDPEVQRLVNRTQPFEMTERITELSRKLGYTSVNFDLIYGLPKQNLQNMKRTVKKTLELRPDRIAFYSYAHVPWLKASQRLFTEIDLPSGSAKRELYEVSREMFLKAGYIEIGMDHFALESDSLFQAVKNGNLHRNFMGYTAKTTDMLLGLGVSAISDSWDCFHQNEKIVKKYQKRIHAERFATLRGHKLNEEDLIQRSLILQLSTSGKVIVPEEILGEVRLYLASMEDDTLVRWEGNLLSLTDKGRPFLRNVCTSLDLRLRRKSPELRVFSSSI; translated from the coding sequence ATGACTGCTGTGAAAGATTTAATTGCAAAGTATGATATTCCCGCACCTAGATATACTAGCTATCCTACTGTACCTTACTGGTCCGAAAATCCTACCACGGAAGAATGGTTGGAAAAAGTAAGAAAACGTCTTCGTTTTGAACATTCATCGCTTTCTTTATATTTGCATATACCATTTTGTGAAACTCTTTGTTCTTTTTGTGGTTGTAATACTTCGATCACAAAAAATCATTCCGTGGAAGATCCGTATATAGAATCTATTCTATTAGAATTTTCTAATTATGTAAAAGAGGTTCCGGAAATAGAGAAAAGAGAGTTAAAAGAGCTCCATTTGGGAGGAGGGACTCCTACTTACTTATCGGAGAAGAATTTGGAAATTCTTTTAGATTCAATATTAAAAAAAATGAATCTATCTTCCAAATACGAATTTTCTCTCGAAGTAGATCCCCGCAGAACCAGAGATACACAACTAAAAATCTTACGTGATTTCGGTTTTAAGAGAATCAGTTTAGGAGTTCAAGATTTTGATCCGGAAGTTCAGAGATTGGTCAACCGTACACAACCTTTCGAGATGACGGAAAGAATCACTGAACTTTCTAGAAAACTAGGATATACTTCCGTAAACTTCGATTTGATTTACGGACTTCCGAAACAAAATCTGCAAAACATGAAACGCACCGTTAAAAAAACCTTAGAGTTACGTCCGGATAGAATCGCGTTTTACAGTTACGCGCACGTTCCTTGGCTTAAGGCGTCTCAAAGATTGTTTACGGAAATAGATTTACCTTCCGGTTCCGCAAAACGGGAATTATACGAAGTTTCCAGAGAAATGTTTTTAAAGGCGGGTTATATCGAGATCGGAATGGATCATTTTGCGTTGGAATCGGATTCACTTTTTCAAGCTGTCAAAAACGGAAATCTACACCGAAACTTTATGGGATACACTGCTAAAACAACGGATATGCTTTTGGGGCTTGGAGTTTCCGCAATTTCTGATAGTTGGGATTGTTTTCATCAAAACGAGAAAATTGTCAAAAAATATCAAAAGCGTATCCACGCCGAAAGATTCGCCACACTTCGGGGACATAAGTTGAACGAGGAAGATCTGATACAAAGGTCTTTGATTCTGCAATTATCGACCAGTGGAAAGGTTATAGTACCGGAGGAAATTTTGGGAGAAGTGAGGCTGTATTTGGCCTCTATGGAGGACGATACTTTAGTCAGATGGGAAGGAAATCTTCTCTCTTTGACCGATAAAGGTAGACCTTTTCTTAGGAATGTTTGTACAAGTTTGGATTTGAGGTTGCGCAGAAAAAGTCCTGAATTGAGAGTTTTTTCAAGTTCGATTTGA